A portion of the Oncorhynchus gorbuscha isolate QuinsamMale2020 ecotype Even-year linkage group LG19, OgorEven_v1.0, whole genome shotgun sequence genome contains these proteins:
- the LOC124005826 gene encoding pleckstrin homology domain-containing family F member 2: protein MVDRLANSEANSKRIQVVEGCFGAAGQPLVIPGRVLIGEGVLTKLCRKKPKARQFFLFNDILVYGNIVIQKKKYNKQHIIPLESVTIDTVADEGDLRNGWLIKTPTKSFAVYAATATEKSEWMSHIGKCVGDLLEKSGKAPTGEHAAVWIPDSEATLCMRCQKIKFTPLSRRHHCRKCGYVVCGPCSDKKFLLPSQSSKPVRVCEFCYLQLASAGGGMGLGPRSDSYSRSGSKFNNVSDDEDEEDSSD from the coding sequence ATGGTGGACCGGCTGGCGAACAGCGAGGCCAACTCCAAGCGGATCCAGGTAGTCGAGGGCTGCTTCGGCGCGGCGGGCCAGCCACTGGTCATACCGGGCCGCGTACTCATCGGTGAGGGTGTGCTCACCAAGCTGTGTCGCAAGAAGCCCAAGGCGCGCCAGTTCTTCCTGTTCAACGACATCCTGGTGTACGGCAACATTGTCATCCAGAAGAAGAAGTACAACAAGCAGCACATCATCCCGCTGGAGAGCGTCACCATCGACACGGTGGCTGACGAGGGCGACCTGCGGAATGGCTGGCTCATCAAGACACCCACCAAGTCCTTCGCTGTCTACGCCGCCACCGCTACTGAGAAGTCAGAGTGGATGAGCCACATCGGCAAGTGCGTGGGCGACCTGTTGGAGAAGAGTGGCAAGGCACCGACTGGCGAGCACGCCGCCGTCTGGATACCAGACTCAGAGGCTACCCTCTGCATGCGCTGCCAGAAGATCAAGTTCACGCCCCTCAGCCGCCGCCACCACTGCCGCAAGTGCGGTTATGTGGTTTGTGGCCCGTGCTCTGACAAGAAGTTCCTGCTGCCCAGCCAGTCATCCAAGccggtgcgtgtgtgtgagttctGTTACCTGCAGCTGGCCTCTGCAGGAGGGGGGATGGGCTTAGGCCCACGCTCGGACTCCTACAGCCGGTCAGGGTCAAAGTTCAACAACGTGTCGGACGACGAAGATGAGGAGGACAGCAGTGACTGA